From the genome of Scytonema hofmannii PCC 7110, one region includes:
- a CDS encoding iron uptake porin, producing the protein MIKIATTCRRLLNPPANFWVSLLISSAVVNSVSLQALANEINQVQEPLVIPSTTTLEANVVQRSTEVPMSSEVLPVANLLNEENVNTHDPMSQVTNTSQLQDISPGDWAYEALLSLIDRYGCIQKYPDGTYRGNRAISRYEFAAGLNACLQQIEKLIAVSSTEFVSKEDLATLQRLTDEFKTELTTLDKRVDRLEEQVTLLDRQQFSTTTKLSGLAWFNLTGASAGGNVKAETTDLSGINNDLALRRPGRENGKPAVRIVRNNPSITFSNLVWLTLDTSFTGKDSLITQLAVGNGNSPANVFASAGLYDTFGTPFFDQSSGVQTGVNQVVLRELAYRFPVGNNIQLVVGLRINWNRYFDDNAFTFILTGASSFNSDGIPILSTIDRGAGAVLIWNINKKFQLHLSYLGESDEYLPGGLFNSASNPQQGLFNGTNVISSELTFSPSENINLRFIYNRSNIQQINGFIGGPIGEPIYGFADDGFGGPLRNATADIFGFNFDWRVTPGFGVFGRYAYGSTHLTPVDSTKPKGDVNAQSFQLGVAFPDLGKQGALATISYLIPFSVLDGRKFLVSGGGDGGVQYEFEMTYFYPLTNNIAIVPAFYLIGNVNNFSDNPNIYVGNIRVQFSF; encoded by the coding sequence ATGATTAAGATTGCAACTACCTGTAGGAGATTACTAAACCCTCCTGCAAATTTCTGGGTTTCTTTGTTAATTTCAAGTGCTGTAGTAAATTCTGTGTCTTTGCAGGCGCTTGCTAATGAAATTAATCAAGTTCAAGAGCCTTTAGTTATCCCTTCAACTACTACTTTAGAAGCAAATGTTGTTCAAAGATCCACTGAAGTGCCAATGAGTAGTGAAGTTCTTCCTGTGGCAAATCTCTTAAATGAAGAAAACGTTAATACTCATGACCCCATGTCGCAGGTCACGAATACGTCACAGTTGCAGGACATTTCTCCAGGAGATTGGGCTTATGAAGCACTGCTCTCACTTATCGATCGTTACGGCTGTATTCAAAAATACCCAGATGGCACTTATCGGGGTAATCGGGCAATCAGCCGTTATGAATTTGCTGCTGGTTTGAACGCTTGTTTGCAACAGATTGAGAAATTGATAGCCGTCAGTTCAACTGAGTTTGTGAGCAAAGAGGATTTAGCAACACTACAACGCTTGACTGATGAATTTAAGACGGAACTGACAACTCTGGACAAGCGGGTGGATCGATTGGAAGAGCAAGTCACCCTTCTTGATCGCCAACAATTCTCTACAACGACCAAGCTGTCTGGTCTAGCATGGTTTAATTTGACAGGAGCTTCGGCTGGTGGTAACGTTAAAGCAGAGACAACAGATCTTAGTGGCATTAATAACGATCTTGCACTGAGACGACCAGGTCGTGAGAACGGCAAGCCCGCTGTTCGGATTGTCAGAAATAATCCCAGTATCACTTTCAGTAACCTAGTATGGCTGACTCTAGACACGTCTTTTACTGGTAAAGACAGCTTGATAACTCAGTTGGCTGTGGGTAATGGCAACTCGCCAGCCAATGTTTTTGCTTCTGCTGGTCTTTACGACACATTTGGGACTCCGTTTTTTGACCAAAGTTCTGGGGTGCAAACTGGAGTTAACCAAGTTGTTTTGCGGGAATTAGCTTACAGATTTCCAGTTGGAAACAATATTCAGCTAGTCGTTGGTCTCCGAATTAATTGGAATCGCTACTTTGATGACAATGCTTTCACTTTCATCTTAACAGGTGCAAGTAGCTTCAATTCTGACGGCATTCCTATATTAAGCACTATTGACCGTGGTGCTGGAGCGGTTTTGATTTGGAACATCAATAAAAAGTTTCAGTTACATCTTAGCTATTTAGGTGAGAGTGATGAATATTTGCCTGGTGGCTTGTTTAACTCTGCATCTAACCCACAGCAAGGTTTGTTCAATGGTACCAATGTGATTTCAAGTGAGTTGACTTTCTCTCCCAGTGAAAACATTAACTTACGGTTTATCTACAATCGTTCTAATATTCAGCAAATTAATGGATTCATTGGCGGTCCCATTGGTGAACCTATTTATGGCTTTGCTGATGACGGTTTTGGCGGTCCATTGCGTAATGCTACAGCTGATATTTTTGGCTTTAACTTTGACTGGCGAGTGACACCGGGCTTTGGTGTTTTCGGACGCTATGCCTATGGCAGTACACATCTGACTCCTGTTGATTCAACCAAACCCAAAGGTGATGTTAATGCCCAATCGTTTCAGCTAGGAGTGGCATTTCCTGACTTAGGGAAGCAGGGAGCACTAGCTACCATATCTTACTTGATACCGTTCTCGGTTCTGGATGGTCGTAAGTTTTTGGTCTCTGGTGGTGGTGATGGAGGTGTTCAGTATGAATTTGAAATGACTTATTTTTATCCACTGACTAATAATATTGCAATTGTCCCAGCCTTTTACCTAATTGGAAATGTCAATAACTTTAGCGATAACCCTAACATTTATGTAGGTAACATAAGGGTGCAGTTTAGTTTTTAG
- a CDS encoding Gfo/Idh/MocA family oxidoreductase — protein MGIPKITCVRVGYGHVAQIHERKMQECGVKTVAIVEVDKQKQLQAQGNGFTVFSSCLEAAKLNPTFWDICVSTNQHFKLIQNILTIVPQANIFVEKPVCLFSEIPAIRKLLLNFKGKITVNENYASSTIKDIMRKIALNDLEINIQRVVVEFTKNRTLNFASGRFIDDELGALGYEGSHMVALVSEFLEEYVPYCMLETQFNDFVFKASQLRLDNQGSAYIHYKSTSGVGVELYTSMMGHVKYKYPLFFTEDIPVQDLDSKYRIIALYGSNCQKDDYCIVGFLEPIKCFNRCYGAVYVTKNSKIESIIAPILDDTMLWHFKKTLRYFQGEAENPYPVEKGIKVVEILHSLSENKGRVHATSESF, from the coding sequence ATGGGTATACCGAAAATTACGTGTGTCAGAGTGGGATACGGTCATGTTGCTCAAATACATGAAAGGAAAATGCAGGAATGCGGTGTGAAAACTGTTGCTATTGTTGAAGTGGATAAACAAAAGCAATTGCAGGCACAAGGAAACGGCTTCACTGTATTTAGTTCTTGCTTGGAAGCAGCAAAACTCAATCCCACTTTTTGGGATATTTGTGTTAGTACTAATCAGCACTTTAAACTCATTCAGAATATATTAACGATTGTACCGCAAGCCAATATTTTCGTTGAAAAGCCTGTCTGTCTCTTCTCTGAAATTCCTGCCATAAGGAAACTTTTATTAAATTTTAAGGGAAAAATAACGGTCAATGAGAATTATGCATCTTCAACGATCAAAGATATAATGCGAAAAATTGCTTTGAATGATTTAGAAATCAATATTCAAAGGGTAGTTGTGGAATTTACCAAAAATCGAACATTAAATTTTGCTAGTGGTCGATTTATTGATGACGAATTAGGAGCACTTGGTTACGAAGGCTCTCACATGGTAGCGCTAGTTTCCGAATTCCTTGAAGAATATGTTCCCTACTGTATGCTGGAAACTCAGTTTAACGACTTTGTTTTCAAGGCTTCTCAACTTCGTCTAGATAATCAAGGTAGTGCCTACATTCATTACAAATCAACCTCTGGGGTAGGAGTGGAATTATACACTTCGATGATGGGTCATGTAAAATATAAATACCCATTATTTTTTACTGAGGATATACCAGTACAAGATTTAGATTCTAAATATAGAATCATTGCTTTATATGGCAGTAATTGTCAAAAGGATGATTATTGTATTGTCGGATTTTTAGAACCAATAAAATGTTTTAATCGGTGTTATGGAGCAGTTTATGTAACCAAAAACAGTAAAATTGAAAGTATCATTGCTCCGATTTTGGATGATACAATGCTGTGGCATTTTAAAAAGACCTTGAGATATTTTCAAGGTGAGGCAGAAAATCCCTATCCTGTTGAAAAGGGAATCAAAGTTGTTGAAATTTTACATTCTTTGAGCGAAAACAAAGGAAGAGTTCATGCCACAAGTGAATCATTTTGA
- a CDS encoding GMC oxidoreductase, with amino-acid sequence MPQVNHFDVIIIGTGAGGGTLAYTLAPSGKRILLLERGGYLPREKDNWDTRAVFIEKKYKSQETWYDENGEAHRAPIHYCVGGNTKFYGSALMRFRSSDFDKVVHYDGISPAWPLSYEDFEPYYTQAEFLYHVHGQRGIDPTEPPATAPYRYPMVKHEPRIQQLFDDFCKLGYQPFPLPLGIMLDETNPQNSHCIRCNTCGGYPCLLEAKADAHTVGVQSALQYPNVKLIAHALVKRLETSASGREITKVLVECNGVFEEYSADIVVVACGAINSAALLLRSANDKHPNGLANGSGVVGRHYMRHTNSSYIAISHEPNPTVFQKTFGLNDFYFGTEDWKYPMGNIQLLGKSTPELLQAELLPSVPGMSVETIAKHGIDFCVISEDLPDPDNRITLNSNGEIILNYTSNNLTGHKHLINKFEGMLSQISCEDYLLSSSLYVGKKVSVAGINHQCGTIRFGRDPETSALDINCKAHELDNLYVVDGSFFVSSAAVNPALTIIANALRVGDHLKERLR; translated from the coding sequence ATGCCACAAGTGAATCATTTTGATGTGATTATCATTGGCACGGGTGCTGGTGGTGGAACGCTTGCTTACACTTTGGCTCCTTCAGGCAAGCGCATATTATTGTTAGAGCGAGGTGGATACTTACCACGTGAGAAAGACAATTGGGATACCCGCGCTGTTTTTATCGAAAAGAAGTATAAATCCCAAGAAACTTGGTACGATGAGAACGGTGAAGCACATCGTGCGCCCATTCACTACTGCGTTGGTGGTAACACCAAGTTTTACGGATCGGCCTTAATGCGCTTTCGTTCCTCAGATTTTGACAAAGTTGTACATTACGACGGTATTTCCCCAGCTTGGCCACTCAGCTATGAGGACTTTGAGCCTTATTATACCCAAGCTGAGTTTCTCTATCACGTACACGGACAACGCGGTATCGATCCTACGGAACCACCTGCAACTGCTCCTTACCGCTATCCAATGGTCAAGCATGAACCCCGAATTCAGCAACTGTTTGATGACTTTTGCAAGCTTGGTTATCAACCCTTTCCTTTACCGTTGGGAATCATGCTTGACGAAACAAACCCACAAAACAGTCATTGTATTCGTTGCAATACTTGTGGTGGCTATCCCTGTTTGTTAGAAGCAAAAGCGGATGCTCACACTGTTGGCGTACAATCAGCACTTCAATATCCAAATGTCAAGCTGATCGCTCATGCTTTAGTCAAGCGTTTGGAAACCAGTGCTTCTGGTCGCGAAATTACAAAGGTTTTAGTCGAATGTAATGGTGTTTTTGAAGAGTACTCTGCTGATATCGTAGTCGTTGCCTGTGGTGCGATTAACTCAGCTGCATTGTTATTGCGATCGGCAAACGATAAACATCCCAATGGTTTAGCTAACGGTTCGGGTGTTGTAGGTCGGCACTATATGCGCCATACCAATTCCTCTTATATTGCAATTTCTCACGAACCTAATCCCACAGTCTTCCAAAAAACTTTTGGACTTAATGACTTTTACTTTGGAACTGAGGATTGGAAATACCCTATGGGCAATATCCAGCTCCTCGGTAAATCAACTCCAGAGTTACTCCAAGCTGAATTGCTACCTTCAGTACCAGGAATGAGTGTGGAAACCATTGCTAAACACGGTATCGATTTTTGTGTTATCTCAGAAGATTTACCAGATCCAGATAACCGAATCACTCTTAATAGTAATGGAGAAATTATCCTTAATTACACTAGCAATAACTTAACAGGGCATAAACATCTCATCAACAAGTTTGAGGGAATGTTGAGCCAAATAAGTTGCGAAGATTATTTACTGTCCTCTTCATTGTACGTTGGTAAAAAGGTCTCTGTTGCAGGTATCAATCACCAATGCGGTACAATCCGCTTCGGACGCGATCCTGAAACTTCAGCCCTTGACATCAATTGTAAAGCACACGAGTTAGATAATCTTTATGTGGTTGATGGCAGCTTTTTTGTTTCTAGTGCGGCGGTTAATCCAGCACTAACTATCATTGCTAACGCATTACGTGTTGGAGACCATTTAAAAGAACGACTGAGATAA
- a CDS encoding methyltransferase, giving the protein MVAQEDRPTSLSNSIPSLEMLHLITSYRVTQTIHVAAKLGIADLLKNGPKRSEELAAETATNAPALYRVLRALASIGVFREVEYDLFDLTPLGESLRSDVLGSMRAWAMMVGGEHHWEPWGHLLHSVQTGQPAFEHVFGMGPFEYYNQKPEAGQIFQQALSGLTQIINSQILANYDFSSIQKIVDVGGGKGSLIAALLQANPGIQGVLFDQPAVIEQAVALLVDKGVHNRCELIAGNFFASIPKGGDAYILKHIIHDWDDEQSITILKNCHTAVADNGKLLVVEMVIPHGNTPFYGKFLDIEMLVGYSGKERTADEYQDLFAKAGFRLTQIFPTEALVSLIEGVRA; this is encoded by the coding sequence ATGGTTGCCCAAGAAGATAGACCAACATCCCTTTCCAACAGCATACCATCCTTGGAAATGCTTCACTTAATCACTAGCTACCGCGTAACTCAAACGATTCACGTTGCTGCCAAGCTAGGAATAGCAGATTTACTAAAAAATGGACCCAAACGGAGTGAAGAACTCGCCGCAGAAACTGCTACCAATGCTCCGGCTCTCTACCGAGTGCTACGTGCTCTTGCCAGTATTGGAGTTTTCAGAGAAGTTGAGTATGACCTGTTCGATCTCACTCCCTTAGGGGAATCGCTACGGAGCGATGTTCTAGGTTCCATGCGGGCTTGGGCGATGATGGTCGGCGGAGAGCATCACTGGGAACCTTGGGGACACTTACTTCACTCCGTCCAAACAGGTCAACCAGCATTTGAGCACGTTTTTGGTATGGGACCGTTTGAATACTACAACCAAAAGCCGGAAGCTGGTCAGATTTTTCAGCAAGCCTTGAGCGGTCTTACCCAAATTATTAATTCCCAAATTCTTGCTAATTATGACTTCTCATCGATTCAGAAAATCGTTGATGTTGGCGGTGGAAAAGGCAGCTTAATTGCAGCATTGTTGCAGGCAAACCCAGGAATACAGGGAGTGCTTTTTGACCAACCCGCAGTGATTGAACAAGCGGTTGCACTTCTCGTAGATAAAGGTGTCCATAACAGGTGTGAGCTGATTGCAGGAAATTTCTTTGCTTCAATCCCGAAAGGTGGAGATGCCTATATCCTCAAACATATTATTCACGATTGGGATGATGAGCAGTCAATTACAATTCTGAAAAATTGCCATACAGCTGTGGCGGATAATGGCAAACTGCTGGTTGTTGAAATGGTCATTCCTCATGGGAACACGCCTTTCTATGGCAAATTTCTTGATATCGAAATGCTAGTTGGATATTCAGGTAAAGAACGTACTGCTGATGAATATCAAGACTTATTTGCCAAAGCTGGTTTTAGGTTAACGCAGATTTTTCCTACGGAAGCTTTGGTAAGCCTTATTGAAGGAGTTCGTGCCTAA